The DNA sequence CAATAGGCTCTGCCTCGTCGGTGCTACTGCCGCGCCGCACGTAGACGATGTTGCGTCGCAGCTTTCCGAAGTCGTTACTGATGCTGAACGGTCGCTTCTGCTTTGGGATTGAAATCACACCTACGGTCTTGCCATCGTAGACGTGCTCTTCGTACCGAAACTCAAGCTTAGGCTTGACCTTGGAGTTGACGAACTGCTGGATTTTGGCGTCATCAATGTGCTCGGTGATGCCTACGACCTCGGCGGGATGCGGCCGCCTGTCACGAAATCCAAGCACGATGTAACCGGCCCCCTCTCTCCAAGAGTTCGCCATCGCCAGGATGTCTTTGAGCATCTCTGACTTTGTAGCGTCGTTGCCGTTCTCGAAGCGGTACTGTGCTTCCTTGAAGTCGACGTCAGGCCCTTCGCTCTTGTAGCGCAGCGCGTCGAGCAAGCTATCGTCCATGCGCGCGTTCCCTCCTTTGCATGCAAGTATGCATGCGCCAAGGCTGACGCTTAAGTGCTATCAGTGACGTCTTGCCCCCGTTCTGGAGCCTTCTCTTCTAACCGTAGCGCACTGTCAACGGCAGGCGGCAAGTCAGCGAACTCGCGCAGATGCGCTGTCAGTTCAGTTTGAGACACCTCGCCCGCAAGTTCTAGCACAGCGCGCGAGATTTTCTCAGTGAGCGCCCGCATCTGCTCTTGCTGACCTTTGATGTACTCCACTGTAATCTGTGGGATGCCGAGCGCCGACGCGATACCCTTGCTTGAGTGCAGGAGCAGAAGCGACAGAGCAAGCACACCGCCTGGGTCGACCGTCGCACCCAGAGACGCAAACGTGCGGCGCAAGTCGTGCTTGTAGACCCAGTACCCGAGGATTGGTACCAGGCGCTTCCAACTGGCTCGCGGGTCAGTTAGTCTCGGCAGGTCTTTCGTCTTGCGACGCTCAGTCTCGAGCGAGTACCACACCCACTCGCCAGCTGGGCCAGAGGGCGCGAACTGCTTGCGACGCCGCAAGATACTTAAGACATACGAAGACAGCGGCATCTCAATAGGCTTCAGTCTGTCGACCTGGCTCAGCTTCTTCCTGCGACGCTTCGTTCCGCGTTGCAGTGGCTGTATGAGGTACAGACCACGCTCGAAGTCGATTTGCTCCCAACGCATGTCCATCACAAGCCTGTCGCGCAGGCCGGTAAGCAGGTACACGCGCCACAAGTCTCTCCACCAGGGAGACATCAGCTGGTCGGTGGCGTGCCAAGCCTTGGGTATGTCTTTGAGCAGCAGATAGGTTTCGCGGGTGTTCGGCTCTTCAATCTTTTGTGCTGCAGCCCGCGTCGGGTCCCAGTCCCTCGACTCGCCCTCTATCCCGCGGTACTCATGCGCAATCTTGTACAAGCGCGACGCTGTGTTCAGGATGCCGAGCGAGTAGTTCGCCGACGGGGCCTTCCGGAAAACTCGTTCTTCGGTGCTATCGTCTTTGGTGACTACGCCGACGTCGAGACGGCCTTCCCGGACGCTGGTGAGGTAGTCAATCCAGAACCCCTCCTTGAGTTCATCGAGATAGCGCTTCGACAGGTGCGACAAGAAGCGCTCATAAGTCTTGCGCATCTTGTCGCCATACGCCGGACTGTCTTGTGAGTTAGCGCTTTCTAACGACTGCAGCAGTCGCTCGTATGCCTGCCCGACCGTCATGCGCACGGTGCCGCCGCTACGGAGTAGCTTCGCTTCGCGAACAAGACGCATCGCTTCGAGTTCAGCGTCTTTGTACGAGAGCACGCGGTCACCTGTACCAATATCTTCAACCAGTCCCAACACTGGTTTCTCGTCTTTGAAAGTGCCGTCTGGCTGCAAACGCGGAACGCGGCTGATGTACGAGCGTCGAACGACGCCGTCAGCGCGCGGTTTGCCGATGCGCACACCAAAACCTGGCAGCGTCTCGTGCCAAATCTCTATCGCAGGCTTGTTCGTCGGCGCAGGTACGCCGAAGATGTCAACTTTCGAGCGGAACGTGTACTTCTCTGACATGGCAGGGCTGCACGTGCTTTCCAGAGCAAGTTTCCGCAAGTGTACGATGCTTTCCGCGAACTTTCCGAGATATAAGCGCCGTATAAGTGGACTTTCCGTGGAAAGTTCCAGAACCCGCAGAGGTGTTGCCGACCGAGAGCGCGGGACAGAAGACTAGAAACCGGTGACATGACAACAACTTACCCCGCGTAGCGCCACAGAATATGAACATTGCACTGAGGGGCGTCCTATGAAACACTAGCCTCATAATCCGTCGGTCGCGGGTTCGAGCCCCGCCCGGCCTACCACTTCAGCAATGCTCCATCGACACGGCTTGCTGTCTGCCGCATCGAACGGTGACGCAGCGCCGCGGCAACCAGCGAGAAAAGCCACTTCAGGGTGCCAAGCAGCCCCTCAGGGGTTTTCCGGATTCGACGTCCGGCCTTGCCTTGCCGGCGACATCAGGCGGACCGACGGACCAGCCCGGATGATGCGCCACGACGTCGCCGCCTGAGGGCAATCCACCCCAGGCGATACCCCGCCCAGGAATATCCCGGCGTCGACATCCGGTGGACGCATGTCGCCCCGCAAGAGCTTGCGCCCGCTTCTGGACCACGCCGAAATCATCGATGGACGCCAAAATACCCGGCGGCACCAATCCGGATGCACGCTCGATCTGGCGTC is a window from the Caldimonas thermodepolymerans genome containing:
- a CDS encoding tyrosine-type recombinase/integrase, translating into MSEKYTFRSKVDIFGVPAPTNKPAIEIWHETLPGFGVRIGKPRADGVVRRSYISRVPRLQPDGTFKDEKPVLGLVEDIGTGDRVLSYKDAELEAMRLVREAKLLRSGGTVRMTVGQAYERLLQSLESANSQDSPAYGDKMRKTYERFLSHLSKRYLDELKEGFWIDYLTSVREGRLDVGVVTKDDSTEERVFRKAPSANYSLGILNTASRLYKIAHEYRGIEGESRDWDPTRAAAQKIEEPNTRETYLLLKDIPKAWHATDQLMSPWWRDLWRVYLLTGLRDRLVMDMRWEQIDFERGLYLIQPLQRGTKRRRKKLSQVDRLKPIEMPLSSYVLSILRRRKQFAPSGPAGEWVWYSLETERRKTKDLPRLTDPRASWKRLVPILGYWVYKHDLRRTFASLGATVDPGGVLALSLLLLHSSKGIASALGIPQITVEYIKGQQEQMRALTEKISRAVLELAGEVSQTELTAHLREFADLPPAVDSALRLEEKAPERGQDVTDST